A part of Planococcus sp. MB-3u-03 genomic DNA contains:
- a CDS encoding YpmA family protein: MESKIEVLNTVQVEYQSDLYKVVDALNRTLKDRDLMFGLALDKDDQTKAVFTIYKT, translated from the coding sequence ATGGAATCCAAGATCGAAGTATTAAATACTGTGCAAGTCGAGTATCAATCCGACCTGTACAAAGTGGTCGATGCATTGAACCGGACATTGAAAGACCGTGATTTGATGTTTGGACTGGCGCTCGATAAAGACGACCAAACAAAAGCGGTTTTCACAATTTATAAAACCTAG